From Stenotrophomonas sp. SAU14A_NAIMI4_8:
AGCAACGGCAGCGCGTGCTCTGGTTCCTGTTTGAAGACCGCGATATGCGTGGCCCACACCCCGCGTGGGCGCAGTGCTTCGCAGGCATAGCGGCGCAGGTAGGGCGAGGCTTCCCGGGTCCACGGCAACAACAGCTGCAGCGCCTGCAACGGGGCCGCGACCAGATCCGCACGCACCGCCAGCCATGCCCATTCGCGCACGCCAAAATGCGGGTCATCGGCCAGCGGGCGCATGGCCTGCAGCTTGTTGGGCAAGGTGAGCGTGTGATCACTGCCAATCAGGTAGCAAGCCCATCCGCGCACGGTGTCCGAGGGATGCGACTGCCAGTGCGCGGCTGCGCCCTGCCCGGCGTCGCGCAGCAGCACTGCGGCCAGCGCC
This genomic window contains:
- a CDS encoding DNA alkylation repair protein, producing the protein MSTAINPTRQRELDAGAAASTHLAECLAVDFAALLRAVAAVPEHALQRMHDAASKGITQRMALAAVLLRDAGQGAAAHWQSHPSDTVRGWACYLIGSDHTLTLPNKLQAMRPLADDPHFGVREWAWLAVRADLVAAPLQALQLLLPWTREASPYLRRYACEALRPRGVWATHIAVFKQEPEHALPLLEALANDPERYVQDSVGNWLNDAGKTQPHWLRALCDRWQREHDSAANAYIRTRAQRSLTKS